A single genomic interval of Deltaproteobacteria bacterium harbors:
- a CDS encoding xanthine dehydrogenase family protein molybdopterin-binding subunit, with the protein MTTTFTIVGQSVPRVDGVAKVTGGAKYVADLIVPGALEGKFLRSPYAHARIRSIDTREAEALPGVVAVLTSKDLDDIGHYMGRGKNKDQPIIATGRVIFAGQPVAAVAAADRATAAEALTKIHVDYEELPAVITVDEAMANGAPRLHDFAEKNICAHHQLNKGDVEKGFAESDLIVEDEFEFPMIYHYSMEPHTAIAQFDSDGITVWTSTGHPFGVRADVAQVFHMPLSRIRVHTNFVGGAYGSKSGGKIEPLVAALARKAKRPVRVVTSVAEAMATCRRHALKCRVRTGVKKDGTLVAKEAEMYLNTGAYAETGPTVTGRTLTRILGPYRYPNLKLNSYCVYTNTVSAASFRSIGGPQTSWATESQMDIIANKLGIDPVELRRKNLVKKDEELRPGYKPLDADLAKGFKLVTDKLGWDGARSKEGHGRGCGFGTTDPGAPLASTSTVHVLADGSVTFMCGTAELGQGAKTIMSQIIAEELRVPLDRVTIRPIDTAFTPFDRSTGSSRSTTVMGKAVELAGSDARRQIVELAMEHFECPEDAITLENGEAIAGGKKVTYGALINKHFADQGGELVGTGYAHSGMAPTPANPLFWEIGIGAVEVKVDEETGKVHVEKYVTAADAGKAIHPLQCEGQDEGSAMMGIGHTFYEAYQWDGGQIINSSLVDYKVPTFDDVPDEFESILIEDANGPGPYGAKGLGEGGIIPVAPAIANAVFWSTGARVKSLPLTPEKVWRAIKEAANERQDQKR; encoded by the coding sequence ATGACCACCACGTTCACGATCGTCGGCCAATCGGTGCCCCGTGTTGACGGTGTCGCGAAAGTCACCGGCGGCGCCAAATACGTCGCCGATCTCATTGTTCCCGGCGCGTTGGAAGGAAAATTTCTCCGCAGCCCCTACGCCCATGCGCGTATTCGCTCGATTGACACGCGCGAAGCAGAAGCGCTGCCCGGTGTCGTCGCCGTGCTGACTAGCAAAGATTTGGACGATATCGGCCACTATATGGGGCGCGGCAAAAACAAAGACCAGCCGATCATCGCCACCGGCCGCGTGATCTTCGCGGGGCAGCCCGTGGCGGCCGTCGCGGCAGCAGATCGAGCGACGGCCGCAGAGGCGTTGACCAAGATTCACGTCGACTATGAAGAGCTGCCGGCAGTCATCACGGTCGACGAAGCGATGGCCAACGGCGCGCCTCGGCTGCATGACTTCGCCGAGAAAAATATTTGCGCCCATCATCAATTGAACAAAGGCGACGTCGAAAAAGGTTTCGCCGAGTCGGATTTGATCGTCGAAGACGAATTTGAGTTCCCGATGATCTACCACTACTCGATGGAGCCGCACACTGCGATCGCCCAGTTCGACAGCGACGGCATCACGGTCTGGACCTCGACCGGCCATCCGTTTGGCGTGCGCGCCGACGTCGCCCAGGTCTTTCACATGCCGCTGTCAAGAATTCGCGTGCACACCAACTTCGTCGGCGGCGCCTACGGCAGCAAGTCGGGCGGCAAGATCGAGCCGCTGGTGGCGGCGCTGGCACGCAAAGCCAAGCGGCCGGTGCGCGTCGTGACTTCCGTCGCCGAGGCGATGGCCACCTGCCGGCGCCATGCGCTCAAGTGCCGCGTTAGAACCGGCGTGAAGAAGGACGGCACGCTGGTGGCAAAAGAGGCGGAGATGTATCTCAACACCGGCGCCTACGCCGAGACTGGGCCGACGGTGACCGGGCGCACACTGACGCGCATTCTTGGGCCCTATCGCTATCCCAATCTGAAACTTAATTCCTATTGCGTTTACACCAACACGGTTTCTGCCGCGTCGTTTCGCTCCATCGGCGGACCGCAGACTTCTTGGGCCACCGAGTCGCAAATGGACATCATCGCAAACAAGCTTGGCATCGACCCCGTCGAGCTGCGGCGCAAAAACCTCGTGAAGAAAGACGAAGAGCTGCGCCCGGGCTACAAGCCGCTCGACGCGGATCTCGCGAAGGGATTCAAATTGGTCACCGACAAGCTCGGCTGGGACGGCGCGCGCTCGAAAGAGGGCCACGGCCGCGGCTGCGGCTTTGGCACCACCGATCCGGGGGCGCCGCTGGCGTCCACTTCGACGGTGCATGTGCTGGCCGACGGCAGCGTGACCTTCATGTGCGGCACCGCAGAGCTGGGTCAGGGCGCCAAGACGATCATGAGCCAGATCATCGCCGAAGAATTGCGCGTGCCGCTCGATCGCGTGACCATCCGTCCCATCGATACCGCGTTCACGCCCTTCGATCGATCTACAGGTTCGAGCCGCTCGACGACCGTCATGGGGAAAGCGGTGGAACTGGCCGGCAGCGACGCACGCCGGCAGATTGTCGAACTAGCCATGGAACATTTCGAGTGCCCCGAAGACGCCATCACTTTGGAAAACGGCGAAGCCATCGCGGGCGGCAAGAAAGTGACCTACGGCGCGTTGATCAACAAACACTTCGCCGACCAGGGCGGCGAGCTGGTCGGCACCGGCTACGCCCACAGCGGCATGGCGCCGACGCCGGCCAATCCCCTCTTTTGGGAGATCGGCATCGGCGCCGTCGAAGTCAAAGTCGACGAAGAGACCGGCAAAGTCCACGTCGAGAAATATGTCACCGCCGCCGACGCCGGCAAGGCGATTCATCCATTACAATGCGAAGGACAAGACGAAGGCTCGGCGATGATGGGCATCGGCCACACGTTTTACGAAGCGTATCAATGGGACGGCGGGCAGATTATTAATTCGTCACTCGTCGACTACAAAGTGCCGACCTTCGACGACGTGCCAGATGAATTCGAATCGATTCTCATCGAAGACGCCAACGGGCCAGGGCCCTACGGCGCCAAAGGTTTGGGCGAAGGCGGGATTATTCCCGTGGCACCGGCCATTGCCAATGCGGTTTTTTGGAGCACCGGCGCACGCGTCAAGTCGCTCCCGCTGACGCCGGAAAAAGTTTGGCGAGCGATCAAGGAGGCTGCCAATGAGCGGCAGGATCAAAAGCGCTAG
- a CDS encoding Ldh family oxidoreductase gives MKQEAAEIIFSADALRDFSTQVFVHFGVPRADAELAADVLARSDLRGIDSHGVARLHTYFEMLELGRINPKPKIKIIREKASVASVDGDNGLGLVVGPKANEIAMDKAEQHGSGWVSVSNTNHFGIAGYYPLKALERDLIGWAMTNTTKLVAPLWGAERMLGTNPLAIAFPGLKEPPIVIDMATSAVAYGKIEIALRKNEPVPKGWIVDKHGADTTDPKHMIDGGAQLPLGSEREMGGHKGYGLASMVDILCCVLSGANWGPFAPPFALRQEIPERSVGKGIGHFFGAMEIDGFIDKDEFKRQIDDWIQVFRKTKPAPGTSGPLIPGDPEREAEAIRSKEGIPLLKPVVDDLLDISKKTGVRLEMK, from the coding sequence ATGAAACAAGAAGCTGCTGAAATTATTTTTAGCGCCGACGCACTACGAGATTTCTCGACCCAAGTCTTCGTGCATTTCGGTGTGCCGCGTGCCGACGCAGAGCTGGCTGCCGACGTCTTGGCCAGAAGCGATCTACGCGGCATCGACTCCCACGGCGTGGCGCGGCTGCACACCTATTTTGAAATGCTGGAATTGGGACGTATCAATCCCAAACCGAAAATCAAAATCATCCGCGAAAAGGCCAGCGTTGCCAGCGTCGACGGCGACAACGGCTTAGGCTTGGTCGTCGGTCCGAAAGCGAACGAGATTGCCATGGACAAAGCCGAGCAGCACGGCTCGGGCTGGGTCAGCGTGTCGAATACCAACCATTTCGGCATCGCCGGCTACTATCCTTTGAAAGCCTTGGAGCGCGACTTAATCGGCTGGGCGATGACCAACACAACGAAACTCGTCGCGCCGCTCTGGGGCGCCGAGAGAATGCTCGGCACAAATCCGCTTGCCATCGCCTTTCCCGGTTTGAAGGAACCGCCCATCGTCATCGATATGGCCACCAGCGCCGTCGCCTACGGCAAGATCGAAATCGCACTGAGAAAAAATGAACCGGTGCCCAAAGGTTGGATCGTCGACAAACATGGTGCCGACACGACCGATCCAAAACACATGATCGACGGCGGCGCGCAACTGCCGCTGGGGTCAGAAAGAGAAATGGGCGGCCACAAAGGCTACGGCCTGGCATCCATGGTCGACATCCTCTGCTGCGTGTTGAGCGGCGCCAACTGGGGACCCTTTGCGCCGCCGTTTGCGCTGCGCCAAGAAATCCCCGAGCGCAGCGTCGGCAAAGGCATCGGCCACTTCTTCGGCGCGATGGAGATCGACGGCTTCATCGATAAAGACGAATTCAAACGACAGATCGATGACTGGATTCAGGTTTTTAGAAAGACGAAGCCCGCGCCAGGAACAAGCGGCCCGCTCATCCCCGGCGATCCGGAACGAGAAGCCGAAGCGATCCGCAGCAAGGAAGGGATACCACTCTTGAAGCCGGTGGTGGATGATTTGCTGGATATTTCGAAGAAGACCGGGGTGCGGTTGGAGATGAAGTGA
- a CDS encoding Zn-ribbon domain-containing OB-fold protein — translation MATTSEYKKPLPTPSHVSQPFWNAAKEHRLTYQRCSACGTRVFYPRDICPGPECFGVGTLEWVESTGKGWIYACSISYQPAHPSFAGDVPYVLAIVELDEGVRMHTNVVGIDPKEVKIGMRVEVAWDDVTPEISLPKFRPIQK, via the coding sequence ATGGCCACTACGAGCGAATACAAAAAGCCTCTTCCTACACCATCCCATGTCAGCCAGCCATTCTGGAATGCCGCCAAGGAGCATCGCCTCACCTACCAACGCTGCAGCGCATGTGGGACGCGCGTGTTCTACCCGCGCGACATCTGCCCTGGGCCTGAGTGTTTCGGTGTCGGCACGCTGGAGTGGGTCGAGTCTACCGGGAAGGGTTGGATCTACGCTTGCTCGATCTCCTACCAGCCGGCCCACCCGTCGTTCGCCGGCGACGTGCCCTACGTGCTCGCCATCGTCGAGCTGGACGAGGGCGTGCGCATGCACACCAACGTGGTCGGCATCGATCCGAAAGAAGTCAAGATCGGCATGCGCGTTGAAGTCGCCTGGGACGACGTCACGCCCGAGATCAGCCTACCGAAGTTCCGCCCGATTCAGAAGTAA
- a CDS encoding thiolase family protein yields the protein MSDNMRGAAAIVGIGELKPERTRPGRDAMSLLAEAAYLAIQDAGLMKADIDGMILEEGMTPTGSGYNTKMAEYMGIFPTFATGCDAQGAAGVTMALQAAAYINAGLCDYVLCGMSAAIDGSRPRRPAGPGGTDTATSEFAVPFGPTVGANGWYAMIAKRYEKLYGATVEKRAKISVDLRYNANHNPMAIWHDTPITVDDVIKSRIVADPLHLLECVMPCAGACAFVVTRADIARGMRHKPAYVLGGANGVSRGNLTHVGEITISPVGRAARRAFAMAGYGPSDVQVMEIYDSFTITVMCELEESGFCPKGTAADWVQEHDLTFKGDKPLNTHGGQLSYGQASTAGGCAQVTEAVRQIRRDAGAHQVPGPTDLIYVTGSGGTFSQQSALLLASDAAL from the coding sequence ATGAGCGACAACATGCGCGGCGCGGCCGCGATCGTCGGAATTGGTGAGCTAAAGCCAGAGCGCACGCGGCCGGGCCGCGATGCGATGAGCTTGCTGGCCGAGGCGGCGTATCTGGCGATTCAAGATGCTGGGCTGATGAAAGCCGACATCGACGGGATGATCCTGGAAGAGGGCATGACGCCCACCGGCAGCGGCTACAACACAAAGATGGCCGAATACATGGGCATCTTCCCAACCTTCGCCACCGGCTGCGATGCCCAAGGCGCGGCGGGCGTCACGATGGCGCTGCAGGCGGCGGCCTACATCAACGCCGGCTTGTGTGACTATGTGCTCTGCGGCATGAGTGCGGCGATCGACGGCTCGCGGCCGCGACGCCCAGCCGGGCCAGGTGGCACCGACACGGCTACCTCTGAGTTCGCCGTACCCTTCGGCCCAACCGTGGGGGCCAATGGCTGGTACGCCATGATCGCCAAGCGCTACGAGAAGCTGTACGGCGCTACCGTCGAGAAGCGCGCCAAGATCAGCGTCGACCTGCGCTACAACGCCAACCACAATCCGATGGCCATCTGGCACGACACTCCGATCACCGTCGATGACGTGATTAAGTCGCGCATCGTCGCCGATCCGCTGCATCTCTTGGAATGCGTCATGCCCTGCGCCGGGGCGTGCGCGTTCGTCGTGACCCGGGCGGACATCGCGCGCGGTATGCGCCATAAGCCAGCCTACGTGCTCGGCGGCGCCAACGGCGTGTCGCGCGGCAACTTGACGCACGTCGGTGAGATCACCATTTCTCCAGTGGGCCGGGCCGCGCGCAGAGCGTTCGCCATGGCGGGCTACGGCCCGTCCGATGTCCAGGTCATGGAGATTTACGACTCATTCACCATCACCGTGATGTGTGAGCTGGAAGAGTCCGGCTTCTGCCCGAAGGGCACCGCTGCCGACTGGGTGCAGGAGCATGATTTGACCTTTAAAGGCGATAAGCCACTGAACACGCACGGCGGTCAGCTTTCCTATGGCCAGGCGTCAACCGCGGGGGGTTGTGCCCAAGTCACCGAGGCGGTGCGCCAGATCCGTCGCGACGCCGGCGCGCACCAGGTGCCGGGTCCCACCGATTTGATCTACGTGACCGGCTCCGGCGGCACCTTCTCCCAGCAGTCGGCGCTATTGCTCGCGAGCGACGCGGCACTGTAG
- a CDS encoding helix-turn-helix domain-containing protein codes for MAQAKRHETIDAVDILYRRYYAGKPHRLADLEKARAEDQVARKLTALRIAHGLTQRQLVKLIGTSAWVICRLEDANYEGHSLAMLNRIAAALKQRVEMRFVPAQRRRKSA; via the coding sequence ATGGCACAAGCAAAAAGACACGAAACCATAGACGCGGTCGATATTCTTTACCGTCGCTATTACGCGGGCAAACCGCACCGTCTCGCCGATCTGGAAAAAGCACGCGCGGAGGATCAGGTCGCTCGCAAGTTGACAGCTCTAAGAATTGCCCATGGCTTGACTCAACGTCAACTGGTAAAGCTGATCGGCACCAGCGCATGGGTGATCTGCCGCCTCGAAGACGCAAATTATGAAGGGCACTCGCTAGCGATGCTGAACCGCATTGCGGCCGCGCTGAAGCAGCGCGTTGAAATGCGTTTTGTGCCGGCGCAGCGACGGCGGAAATCGGCGTGA
- a CDS encoding 4Fe-4S dicluster domain-containing protein, whose amino-acid sequence MATKPTETLTQEYGNLVPTGRLLDGKPRSILFDATKCIGCRHCVQACKDWNEHERTSLYELSSTNWITMEPPVLEGMAPIWARNSCMHCNFAACAAVCPVEAITKYEEGPVVINKDVCIGCEYCIHACPWEVIAKNDITGKASKCTMCSDRISEDKQPFCVQACPADALAFGLTEEIADKAAKQAQAVGGYTYGDKEAGGGSVIYVLKEGKEKYGVRNIGAEKFPKHKIPLGLMLKDLFTPRCGIAGKMRALWLAITHPGRLVYRYFS is encoded by the coding sequence ATGGCGACCAAACCGACGGAAACTTTGACTCAAGAATACGGCAACCTCGTGCCCACCGGCCGTCTGCTCGACGGCAAACCGCGCAGCATTCTCTTCGACGCGACTAAATGCATCGGCTGCCGCCACTGCGTGCAGGCCTGCAAGGACTGGAACGAGCACGAGCGCACCAGTCTGTACGAATTGTCGAGCACCAACTGGATCACCATGGAGCCACCAGTGCTCGAAGGCATGGCGCCGATCTGGGCGAGAAATAGCTGCATGCACTGCAACTTCGCCGCCTGCGCCGCGGTCTGCCCGGTGGAAGCGATCACGAAATACGAAGAAGGCCCCGTGGTCATCAACAAGGATGTCTGCATCGGCTGCGAATACTGCATTCACGCCTGCCCCTGGGAAGTGATCGCCAAAAACGACATCACCGGCAAAGCCAGCAAGTGCACCATGTGCAGCGACCGCATCAGCGAAGATAAGCAGCCGTTTTGCGTGCAAGCCTGCCCTGCCGACGCCCTCGCTTTCGGCCTCACGGAAGAAATCGCCGACAAAGCTGCTAAACAAGCCCAAGCGGTGGGCGGCTATACCTACGGTGACAAGGAAGCCGGCGGCGGCAGCGTCATCTATGTGTTGAAAGAAGGCAAAGAAAAATACGGTGTGCGCAACATCGGCGCCGAGAAATTTCCCAAGCACAAAATCCCATTGGGTTTGATGCTGAAAGACCTATTCACGCCACGCTGTGGCATCGCCGGAAAGATGCGCGCGCTCTGGCTGGCGATCACCCATCCGGGGCGACTGGTGTACCGGTATTTTTCGTGA
- the cysD gene encoding sulfate adenylyltransferase subunit CysD, protein MGEDAFLNEIEAEAIEIIREVAATAAKPVMLYSIGKDSSVMLRLAQKAFYPGPIPFPLLHIDTGWKFREMIAFRDRTAASVGVTLLTHTNPRGAAEGIGPITHGSAYHTDVMKTEALKQALDMHGFDVAFGGARRDEEKSRAKERIFSFRAPGHRWEPKAQRPELWNLYNTRINPGETIRVFPLSNWTEADIWAYIRQESIPIVPLYFAKERPVVQRYGQLIMVDDRRLPLEPGEKPQMISVRFRTLGCYPLTAAVESNATTLDEIVAETLGATTSERQGRIIDHDGAGSMERKKQEGYF, encoded by the coding sequence ATGGGCGAAGACGCATTCCTAAACGAAATCGAAGCTGAAGCGATCGAGATTATCCGCGAAGTGGCGGCGACGGCGGCCAAGCCGGTGATGTTGTATTCGATCGGCAAGGACTCCTCGGTCATGCTGCGCCTGGCGCAGAAGGCGTTCTATCCGGGGCCGATTCCATTTCCGCTGCTGCACATCGATACGGGCTGGAAGTTTCGCGAGATGATCGCCTTTCGTGACCGCACGGCGGCGAGCGTTGGCGTTACGCTGTTGACCCACACCAACCCGCGCGGCGCCGCGGAGGGCATCGGCCCAATCACACATGGCTCGGCCTATCACACCGACGTCATGAAAACCGAGGCGTTGAAGCAGGCGCTCGACATGCACGGCTTCGACGTGGCGTTCGGCGGCGCGCGGCGCGACGAAGAGAAATCGCGCGCCAAGGAACGAATATTCTCTTTCCGTGCCCCAGGCCATCGCTGGGAGCCGAAAGCGCAGCGGCCTGAGCTGTGGAATCTTTACAACACGCGCATCAACCCCGGCGAGACCATTCGAGTCTTTCCGCTTTCCAATTGGACCGAGGCGGATATCTGGGCCTACATCCGCCAAGAGAGTATCCCCATCGTTCCGTTGTACTTTGCCAAGGAGCGGCCGGTGGTACAGCGCTATGGCCAGTTGATCATGGTGGATGATCGGCGCTTGCCCCTGGAGCCAGGCGAAAAACCGCAAATGATCAGCGTGCGTTTCCGCACTTTGGGTTGTTATCCGCTGACCGCGGCAGTCGAGAGCAACGCGACGACGTTGGATGAAATCGTTGCTGAAACCCTGGGCGCGACGACTTCGGAGCGACAAGGACGGATCATCGATCACGACGGTGCCGGATCGATGGAGCGCAAAAAGCAGGAAGGTTACTTCTGA
- the cysN gene encoding sulfate adenylyltransferase subunit CysN produces the protein MDTLRFITCGSVDDGKSTLIGRLLYETKLIFEDQLEALKADSKKFGTQGERLDFALLVDGLQAEREQGITIDVAYRFFATPERRFIVADTPGHEQYTRNMATGASTAQAAVLLIDARKGVLVQTKRHSRIVSMLGIRHVVLAVNKMDLAGWSQTRFDDIKRAYLRFAEELNFESITTIPISALEGHNVVERDQNTILWYRGQSLLEWLESVAVQDREAGLPFAMPVQWVNRPNLDFRGFAGRVASGTVKPGDVVRISPSGATSRIKEISVWGGAIAKANAGAAVTLVLEDEVDASRGDVIAINSHPVEAANQFEADLIWMSEHALLPGRSYAALIHAKAASLVVTHIKHRVDINSGAHLAAKSLSLNEIGRVTISFDRLVPFAPYNENRRLGAFIVIDKLTNETVGAGMIHFALRRAVNVHWQAIELSKNARAGLKNQQPRCLWFTGLSGSGKSTIANLLEKRLHAEGKHTYILDGDNVRHGLNRDLGFTEADRVENIRRVAEVAKLMVDAGLLVIVAFISPFRAERQMARNLFEAGEFVEVFVDTPLEECERRDVKGLYAKARRGELKNFTGIDSAYEAPEAAEIHLATIELRPEARVEQVLRALL, from the coding sequence ATGGATACGTTGCGCTTCATCACTTGCGGCAGTGTCGATGATGGCAAATCGACGTTGATTGGCCGCTTGCTTTATGAGACTAAACTGATTTTCGAGGATCAGCTCGAGGCCCTCAAAGCAGACTCGAAAAAGTTTGGCACCCAAGGCGAGCGGTTGGATTTCGCGCTGCTGGTTGACGGCCTGCAGGCCGAGCGCGAGCAGGGGATTACCATCGACGTCGCCTACCGTTTCTTTGCCACACCCGAACGGCGCTTCATCGTCGCCGACACACCGGGCCACGAGCAATACACCCGCAATATGGCCACTGGCGCATCGACGGCGCAGGCGGCGGTGCTGTTGATCGACGCGCGCAAGGGGGTGCTGGTTCAAACCAAACGCCACAGTCGGATCGTCTCTATGTTGGGGATCCGCCACGTCGTGCTGGCGGTGAACAAGATGGACCTCGCGGGCTGGTCGCAAACGCGTTTCGATGACATCAAACGTGCGTACCTGCGATTTGCCGAGGAATTAAATTTCGAGAGCATCACGACCATTCCCATATCAGCCCTGGAAGGTCATAACGTCGTCGAGCGCGATCAAAATACGATCTTGTGGTATCGCGGCCAGAGTTTGCTTGAGTGGTTGGAATCGGTCGCGGTGCAAGACCGCGAAGCGGGGCTACCGTTTGCCATGCCGGTGCAATGGGTTAACCGGCCTAATCTCGACTTCCGCGGCTTTGCCGGTCGCGTCGCCAGCGGCACGGTAAAGCCGGGCGACGTGGTGCGTATCAGTCCATCGGGAGCCACCAGCCGGATCAAAGAGATCTCGGTTTGGGGCGGTGCCATCGCGAAGGCAAATGCCGGCGCAGCGGTAACCTTGGTGCTGGAGGATGAAGTCGATGCCAGCCGCGGCGATGTCATTGCCATCAATTCGCATCCTGTCGAAGCGGCCAATCAGTTCGAAGCCGACCTAATCTGGATGAGCGAGCACGCGCTCTTGCCGGGACGCTCGTATGCGGCGCTGATTCACGCGAAAGCAGCGAGCCTGGTGGTGACGCATATCAAGCATCGCGTTGACATCAATAGCGGTGCCCATCTCGCCGCGAAGAGCTTGAGCTTGAATGAAATCGGCCGAGTGACCATCAGCTTCGATCGCCTCGTGCCGTTTGCACCCTATAACGAGAACCGGCGGCTGGGCGCCTTTATCGTCATCGATAAGCTGACCAACGAGACCGTCGGTGCGGGCATGATTCACTTCGCTTTGCGGCGCGCGGTCAACGTGCATTGGCAAGCCATTGAACTGAGCAAGAACGCGCGCGCTGGGCTCAAAAATCAACAGCCGCGCTGCCTATGGTTCACCGGGCTTTCCGGCTCCGGCAAATCGACCATCGCCAACTTACTTGAGAAGCGGCTCCACGCCGAAGGCAAGCATACTTACATTCTCGACGGCGACAACGTGCGCCATGGGCTCAATCGTGATTTGGGATTTACCGAAGCTGATCGAGTCGAGAACATTCGCCGAGTGGCCGAAGTTGCGAAGTTGATGGTGGATGCCGGGCTATTGGTGATCGTCGCGTTCATCTCGCCGTTTCGTGCCGAGCGGCAAATGGCGCGCAATCTTTTCGAGGCGGGCGAGTTTGTCGAAGTGTTCGTCGATACGCCTCTCGAAGAGTGCGAGCGGCGCGATGTCAAAGGGTTGTATGCCAAAGCGCGGCGCGGCGAGCTAAAAAATTTCACCGGCATTGACAGCGCTTACGAAGCTCCGGAGGCGGCGGAGATCCATCTCGCAACAATCGAGCTTAGACCCGAAGCTCGTGTCGAACAGGTGCTGCGCGCGTTGTTATAG
- a CDS encoding rhomboid family intramembrane serine protease, which yields MFPYRDENETQRPAIVTGAIIGLNVLSWLAVQGAGSDLPLATSICNLGLIPGELTGALPAGTRMPLGPGLVCETDPGRQMSHLITSMFLHGGWMHLLGNMWFLWIFGNNVEDSMGRLRFVIFYLVTGLAAALGQVLTNPASGIPMVGASGAISGVMGAYLILYPRVKVYAIVPIVIFITSIALPAWVMLGYWFLIQTVSGFFSQGEAGGTAFWAHVGGFVAGVVLIKLFAREDYVEAHRSTHWRPQRVVGER from the coding sequence ATGTTTCCCTACCGCGATGAAAACGAAACCCAACGCCCGGCGATCGTCACCGGCGCCATCATCGGCTTGAATGTCCTAAGCTGGCTGGCAGTCCAAGGCGCTGGCAGCGATTTGCCATTGGCGACGTCCATATGCAACCTCGGCCTCATTCCCGGCGAGCTCACCGGCGCGCTTCCCGCCGGCACGCGCATGCCACTCGGTCCCGGCTTGGTTTGCGAGACCGATCCCGGACGGCAGATGTCGCATTTGATCACTTCGATGTTTCTGCATGGCGGCTGGATGCATCTCCTCGGCAACATGTGGTTCCTCTGGATTTTTGGCAACAACGTGGAAGATTCCATGGGCCGGCTGCGCTTCGTGATTTTCTATTTGGTCACCGGCCTCGCCGCGGCGCTCGGCCAAGTCCTTACCAATCCCGCATCGGGCATTCCCATGGTCGGCGCGTCCGGCGCCATCAGCGGTGTCATGGGCGCCTATCTGATTCTCTACCCGCGTGTGAAAGTCTATGCCATCGTGCCGATTGTTATTTTTATCACGTCCATCGCCCTGCCCGCGTGGGTCATGCTGGGCTATTGGTTCCTAATCCAAACCGTCAGCGGATTTTTCTCTCAAGGTGAAGCGGGGGGCACCGCCTTTTGGGCCCATGTCGGCGGCTTCGTCGCCGGCGTCGTGTTGATCAAACTTTTTGCCCGCGAAGACTATGTCGAAGCGCATCGTTCGACGCACTGGCGGCCGCAGCGCGTGGTAGGTGAACGGTAG
- a CDS encoding methionyl-tRNA formyltransferase, translating to MRIILIGQAAFAEKTLEKILSKGDEVVAVYCPLDPPSGKFDPVKQKALSLGIAVRQHKNLKGPEVREEFIGYNADLAVLAFVTQIVPEQVFTVPKLGSICFHPSILPKYRGASALNWAIMKGETITGLTYFWVDPGIDTGPILLQKTVTIEPDDTTGSLYFNKIFPLGVEAIGECLDLIKSGNPPRVVQDESKANYDPICRDEHAKIDWSKPAQEVYNMIRGCDPQPGAHATFNGKMVRLFEARMQLGNSSTPAGQVTNIGAEEIAIALNGGTLTAKKARGEAAKVSGAEVAKQLSLKVGDRLG from the coding sequence ATGAGAATCATTCTAATCGGCCAGGCGGCCTTTGCGGAAAAAACTTTGGAAAAAATTCTCAGCAAAGGCGATGAAGTCGTCGCGGTCTACTGCCCGCTCGATCCGCCCAGCGGCAAGTTCGATCCGGTCAAGCAAAAGGCTTTGTCGCTTGGCATTGCGGTGCGTCAACACAAAAATCTCAAAGGCCCGGAGGTGCGCGAGGAGTTTATCGGCTACAATGCCGACCTCGCTGTTCTCGCCTTCGTCACCCAAATCGTCCCCGAGCAAGTCTTTACCGTGCCCAAACTCGGCAGCATCTGTTTCCACCCGTCGATCTTACCCAAGTATCGCGGCGCCAGCGCGCTCAATTGGGCGATCATGAAAGGCGAAACGATCACCGGCCTCACCTACTTCTGGGTCGATCCCGGCATCGACACGGGTCCAATCCTTTTGCAAAAAACCGTCACCATCGAGCCCGACGACACCACCGGTTCGCTCTACTTCAACAAGATTTTCCCGCTCGGCGTCGAAGCCATCGGCGAGTGCCTCGACTTGATCAAATCCGGCAACCCGCCGCGCGTCGTGCAAGACGAATCGAAGGCCAACTACGATCCGATCTGTCGCGACGAGCACGCCAAGATCGATTGGTCCAAACCGGCGCAGGAAGTCTACAACATGATCCGCGGCTGCGATCCGCAGCCGGGCGCGCATGCGACGTTCAACGGCAAGATGGTGCGCCTGTTCGAGGCGCGTATGCAGCTTGGCAACAGCTCAACGCCTGCAGGACAAGTTACCAATATCGGCGCCGAAGAAATTGCCATCGCGCTCAACGGTGGGACGCTCACGGCAAAGAAGGCCCGAGGTGAAGCGGCCAAGGTTAGCGGTGCCGAGGTTGCCAAGCAGCTCAGTTTGAAAGTCGGCGACCGTTTGGGCTAA